A genomic window from Enoplosus armatus isolate fEnoArm2 chromosome 18, fEnoArm2.hap1, whole genome shotgun sequence includes:
- the pomk gene encoding protein O-mannose kinase, with the protein MGRSSSSSSSSSRSISHSVPVVAVCLAALLLSNAVIYLYLDSLYQTDQQLVSSPVGCVPRHFKMATMKNCTPWLQCAQINAEVRKLKLIGQGAVKKVYLAEWRGQKVALSKLSSPDYLEDFHHGLSMLQALQGPRVVQLVGFCLEDHTLVTEHHPLGSLLNLDGVLAQEAYQQRNTWQIRLRLATDYVSILHYLHNSPAGRRVMCDSNSLEKTLSQFLLTSDFHLVVNDLDALPEVDPSRGSLVKCGHRELSGDFVAPEQLWPFRDEGKPFSDDLMPEYDERTDVWKIPDVTWFLMGRVPGGDLVHFHLFQIHEECKKEDPKLRPSALDVLKVYKSVYSSMVREGAGLRDML; encoded by the exons ATGGgtcggagcagcagcagcagcagcagcagcagcagaagcatcTCCCACAGCGTTCCCGTGGTGGCAGTGTGCCTTGCCGCTCTGCTCCTCAGCAATGCCGTGATCTACCTGTATCTGGACTCCCTGTATCAGACTGACCAGCAGCTGGTGTCCTCCCCCGTAGGCTGTGTGCCTCGACACTTTAAAATGGCGACCATGAAAAACTGCACCCCGTGGCTCCAGTGCGCGCAGATAAATGCCGAAGTGCGCAAGCTGAAGCTGATCGGCCAGGGAGCCGTCAAGAAG GTCTATCTGGCAGAGTGGAGGGGTCAGAAAGTGGCTCTGTCCAAATTATCCTCTCCGGATTACCTGGAGGATTTTCACCACGGACTGTCCATGTTACAGGCCCTGCAGGGCCCCCGGGTGGTGCAGTTGGTGGGGTTCTGCCTCGAAGACCACACCCTGGTCACGGAGCACCACCCGCTTGGCTCACTGCTCAACTTAGACGGTGTTCTCGCGCAAGAGGCGTACCAGCAACGCAACACGTGGCAGATCCGTCTGAGGCTGGCTACAGATTACGTCTCCATCCTCCATTACCTCCACAACAGCCCAGCCGGGCGGCGGGTCATGTGTGACTCCAACAGCCTGGAGAAAACGCTCTCCCAGTTTCTGCTGACGAGCGACTTCCACCTGGTAGTGAACGACCTGGACGCGCTGCCTGAGGTGGACCCATCCAGAGGCTCCTTGGTGAAATGTGGCCACCGGGAGCTCTCTGGAGACTTTGTGGCCCCGGAGCAGCTGTGGCCATTCAGAGACGAAGGGAAGCCATTTTCCGACGATCTCATGCCTGAGTATGATGAGAGGACGGACGTCTGGAAGATCCCAGATGTGACATGGTTCCTGATGGGAAGGGTACCTGGAGGGGATTTAGTCCACTTCCATCTTTTTCAGATCCACGAGGAGTGTAAGAAGGAAGACCCCAAGCTCCGCCCTTCAGCTCTGGATGTTTTGAAGGTGTACAAATCAGTCTACAGCAGCATGGTGCGAGAAGGCGCCGGCCTTAGAGACATGTTGTAG
- the pam gene encoding peptidyl-glycine alpha-amidating monooxygenase produces MIRVHVFCVVGLAFICRSHSLENPVYGFKRSQENVLSDPSDCASRTKQQPVLTNSHNFTVDLRMPGVVPTGPDTYLCMAFPVPTSRDAYIVDFIPHASMDTVHHMLLFGCQTPVSTSNYWDCGSVQGTCEDEASIMYAWARNAPPTKLPKDVGFKVGRSARMSYFVLQIHYGDVNAFRDHHKDCSGLTLRMTSKPQPFIAGIYLLMAVDTIILPGKRVTNADVACDYTSYPIYPFAFRTHTHHLGKVVSGYRIRDGKWTLIGRQSPQLPQAFYPVNKEVTVKYGDVLAARCVFTGEGRTSKTYIGGTSDDEMCNFYIMYYMDSKHAISYMNCMETSSKELFQHIPFEANVPIAVTPGQMNSMMHMGHSADHQNDRSLLDTKKAEQVLDQGDLYSLMSKLLGQKKDVVRIHKYDPGELRRTQAELVAQIDSLMQMKDLGSPSARLAFQTREDPVLVRDRVHKFHQLEATAKPPRSKPLAEGQDNHLEQVSAWPQSSLQLGQVSGLALDADSNLVVFHRGDHTWGADSFNNQARYQQRSLGPIQQSTILVVDPAKGNILKASGRNMFYLPHGITTDKENNYWVTDVALHQVLKVSSDDRDRTLLALGEAFMPGSDNNHFCQPTDVAVDTETGNIFVSDGYCNARILKFSADGKYLSQWGAGSSDRRRRIPFRIPHSLVFLPDRKEVCVADRENGRVQCFIAETGEFVKEIKKEEFGGEMFAITYSPAGDGLIFAVNGESLYRSAPLRGFVIDYSTKDIVDTFSPEKKEFIMPHDIVETRDGSVFVGDAGTNSVFKFTTEKLHRSVKKAGIEIQEHEEIETFVRTKVRPEHGMSKTPAIQEKETVQPQPQKEAEEEEEEEEEEKKKKSAAKPSREQGVLPAIITTLLLIPLVLVVSIGVFICWRKNDRCEGKAEPSSVGGILGKIRGKAVGSLNLGNFFASHKGYSRQGFDQLSTEGSDQERNDEDSSDSENEEYSALPPPQSSS; encoded by the exons ATGATTAGAGTCCATGTGTTCTGTGTGGTGGGGCTAGCATTCATCTGTCGCAGCCACAGCCTGGAAAACCCTGTGTACGGGTTCAAAAG GTCTCAGGAAAATGTCTTGTCAGATCCCAGCGACTGTGCGTCCAGGACCAAGCAGCAGCCGGTCTTGACGAACTCTCACAACTTCACTGTGGATTTACGGATGCCTGGTGTTGTCCCGACTGGA CCGGACACGTACCTGTGCATGGCGTTTCCTGTGCCAACTAGTCGAGATGCATATATTG TGGACTTCATACCTCATGCCAGTATGGACACAGTGCATCACATGCTGCTGTTTGGCTGCCAGACCCCTGTCTCCACCAGCAACTACTG gGATTGCGGCAGCGTGCAAGGCACTTGTGAGGATGAAGCGTCCATTATGTACGCCTGGGCTCGAAATGCGCCACCTACTAAATTACCCAAAG ATGTCGGTTTTAAAGTGGGAAGAAGTGCAAGAATGTCCTACTTTGTGCTGCAGATCCATTATGGAGATGTCAACGCTTTCAGAG ACCATCATAAAGATTGCTCAGGACTTACCTTGAGAATGACATCCAAACC GCAGCCATTCATTGCTGGCATATACCTGCTCATGGCTGTGGACACAATTATCCTTCCAGGAAAAAGAG TTACGAACGCAGACGTCGCCTGTGACTACACTTCATATCCGATCTACCCGTTTGCCTTCAGGACCCACACGCACCACCTTG GTAAAGTGGTCAGTGGCTACAGGATCCGGGATGGGAAGTGGACCCTGATTGGGCGACAGTCCCCTCAGCTACCGCAG gCTTTCTATCCTGTTAACAAAGAGGTGACTGTGAAGTATGGTGACGTCCTTGCAGCCAGATGTGTGTTTACTGGTGAGGGCAGAACCTCCAAAACGTATATTGG TGGTACCTCTGATGATGAAATGTGCAACTTCTATATAATGTACTACATGGACAGCAAACACGCCATCTCCTACATGAACTGCATGGAGACCAGCTCCAAAGAACTGTTTCAGCACATTCCATTTGAGGCCAACGTTCCCATCGCTGTCACTCCAGGTCAAATGAACTCTATGATGCACATGGGACACTCAGCAG atCATCAAAATGACAGATCGCTGTTGGATACAAAGAAAGCAGAGCAGGTTCTGGATCAGG GTGACCTCTATTCTCTTATGTCCAAGCTGCTAGGCCAGAAAAAGGACGTAGTTCGCATTCATAAGTACGACCCCGGCGAGCTGCGGAGAACCCAGGCTGAGTTGGTGGCTCAGATTGATAGCTTAATGCAAATGAAAGACCTGGGCTCTCCCAGTGCCAGACTAGCCTTCCAAACCAGGGAGGATCCCGTTTTGGTGAGGGACAGGGTCCACAAATTCCATCAGCTTGAGGCCACGGCCAAGCCGCCAAGAAGCAAGCCGCTAGCTGAAGGACAAG ACAACCATTTGGAGCAAGTCTCAGCGTGGCCACAGAGCTCTCTCCAGCTGGGCCAGGTGTCGGGGCTCGCCCTCGACGCAGACTCTAACCTGGTCGTTTTCCACAGAGGTGACCACACCTGGGGGGCCGA ctcatttaACAACCAGGCTAGATACCAGCAGAGGTCCCTCGGTCCTATTCAGCAGTCCACTATTTTGGTTGTGGACCCAGCCAAAGGCAACATCCTGAAGGCATCTGGCAGGAACAT GTTTTACTTGCCTCATGGAATAACTACGGATAAGGAGAATAACTACTGGGTCACCGATGTGGCTCTTCACCAG GTGTTAAAAGTGAGCAGTGACGACCGAGACAGAACCTTGCTGGCCCTGGGAGAGGCTTTCATGCCAGGAAGTGACAACAATCACTTCTGTCAGCCCACTGATGTGGCTGTGGACACCGAGACCGGGAACATCTTCGTGTCTGATGGCTACTGCAATGCCAGGATACTGAAATTCTCTGCTGATGGCAAATACCTGTCTCAATGGGGGGCAG GCTCGTCAGACAGGAGGAGGCGCATACCGTTCCGGATCCCCCACAGCCTGGTGTTCCTTCCTGACAGAAAGGAAGTTTGCGTGGCTGACAGGGAGAACGGACGCGTCCAGTGCTTCATAGCTGAAACGGGGGAGTTTGTCAaggagataaagaaagaggagTTCGGAGGGGAGATGTTTGCCATCACCTATAGTCCTGCTGGAG ATGGCTTGATCTTTGCAGTAAATGGTGAATCTCTGTATCGCTCAGCTCCACTCAGAGGTTTTGTAATAGATTATTCAACCAAGGATATAGTGGATACCTTCAGCCCCGAGAAAAAG GAGTTTATAATGCCTCACGACATCGTCGAAACCAGGGACGGCAGCGTCTTCGTCGGGGACGCAGGCACCAACTCAGTCTTCAAGTTCACCACTGAGA AGTTACATCGCTCCGTCAAGAAAGCTGGGATCGAGATTCAGGAGCACGAAG AAATTGAGACGTTCGTCCGAACTAAGGTGAGGCCGGAGCACGGCATGTCCAAGACGCCAGCCATCCAAGAGAAGGAAACTGTGCAGCCTCAACCgcagaaagaggcagaagaggaggaggaggaggaggaggaggagaagaagaagaagagtgcagCAAAGCCAAGCCGAGAGCAGGGTGTACTCCCGGCCATCATCACCACCCTGCTGCTCATCCCTCTGGTGTTGGTCGTCTCCATAGGAGTCTTTATCTGCTGGAGGAAAAACG ACCGATGTGAGGGCAAAGCTGAACCCAGCTCTGTGGGAGGGATCTTGGGGAAAATAAGAG GTAAAGCAGTGGGCAGCCTGAACCTGGGGAACTTCTTCGCGTCCCACAAGGGTTACAGTCGTCAGGGCTTTGACCAGCTGAGCACCGAAGGCAGCGACCAGGAGAGGAACGACGAGGACAGCAGCGACTCGGAGAATGAGGAGTACTCTGCTCTGCCGCCTCCTCAATCCTCCTCTTAG
- the macir gene encoding macrophage immunometabolism regulator, translating into MSVRMEMDISGVSRAHVSILPAAEIKATLKPEAERPRCASTPCSPIRGTVAGYQILHMDSNYLVGFTTGEELLKLAHKWSEGTPEKGSVPEAVSSSIQSAVPKSVDLGIHRSSRIFKGKNRYYQPYDIPAANGRRRRRMPSSSDTVLRSLAHGEPGRGLHAPLPLCLLKGKTAQSKSLDYLNLDKISIKESSDTEVLQYQLQHLTLRGERMFTRNKT; encoded by the coding sequence ATGTCTGTAAGGATGGAAATGGATATCAGTGGAGTGTCCAGGGCACACGTCTCCATTCTCCCTGCAGCTGAGATCAAGGCCACGTTGAAACCCGAAGCAGAGAGACCTCGCTGTGCCAGCACCCCGTGTTCACCCATCAGAGGTACTGTTGCAGGATACCAGATCCTCCACATGGACTCAAACTATCTGGTGGGCTTCACCACAGGTGAGGAGCTGCTCAAGCTGGCCCACAAGTGGTCAGAAGGCACTCCAGAGAAGGGTTCCGTACCGGAGGCCGTGTCCAGCTCCATCCAGAGCGCTGTCCCGAAGTCTGTGGACTTGGGCATCCACCGGTCTTCACGAATCTTCAAAGGCAAAAATCGCTACTACCAACCCTACGACATTCCTGCCGCCAACGGGCGGAGACGAAGGCGTATGCCCAGCTCGAGTGACACCGTCCTCCGATCCTTGGCCCACGGGGAGCCTGGGAGGGGTCTGCATGCTCCACTACCCCTCTGTCTACTTAAAGGGAAAACTGCCCAGTCCAAGTCTCTGGACTACCTTAACCTGGACAAAATAAGTATCAAAGAGTCATCAGACACTGAGGTGCTACAGTATCAACTGCAGCACCTCACCCTTCGAGGGGAGCGCATGTTTACCAGAAACAAGACATGA